The Halobacterium sp. CBA1132 genome has a segment encoding these proteins:
- a CDS encoding PHP domain-containing protein, producing the protein MSEDRPVLAIDPHVHSEGSYDGNEPVELILEHASDIELDGVVITDHDEIEESLRAAELAPEYGLVGIPGVEVSTAAGHVLAIGVEECPERGQSFEATVQGIREQGGVAVVPHPFQRSRHGVRRRNLGECDGIEVYNSMVFTGYRNRRARTFAQRHDYPRFGASDAHSIRNVGRAYTEVALPEVDPETPPSEIPTETVLAALREGETDIRGKRTPIHRSTRQYAKGAVRKSAYLLTARLPYVSPWPASMNNA; encoded by the coding sequence ATGAGCGAGGACCGGCCGGTGCTGGCAATCGACCCGCACGTCCACTCGGAGGGCTCGTACGACGGGAACGAGCCCGTGGAGCTCATCCTCGAACACGCCAGCGACATCGAACTCGACGGCGTCGTGATAACGGACCACGACGAAATCGAGGAGTCGCTGCGCGCGGCGGAGTTGGCGCCCGAGTACGGGCTGGTCGGGATTCCGGGCGTGGAGGTGTCGACGGCGGCGGGGCACGTGCTGGCTATCGGTGTCGAGGAGTGCCCGGAGCGCGGGCAGTCGTTCGAGGCGACAGTGCAGGGAATCCGCGAACAGGGCGGGGTGGCTGTCGTCCCGCATCCGTTCCAGCGGAGCCGTCACGGGGTTCGGCGCCGGAATCTCGGGGAGTGCGACGGCATCGAGGTGTACAACTCGATGGTGTTCACGGGGTACCGGAATCGGCGCGCGCGGACGTTCGCGCAGCGCCACGACTACCCGCGGTTCGGCGCGAGCGACGCGCACTCGATTCGGAACGTCGGGCGGGCGTACACGGAGGTCGCGCTGCCGGAGGTCGACCCGGAGACGCCGCCCAGCGAGATTCCGACCGAGACCGTGCTGGCGGCGCTTCGCGAGGGCGAGACGGACATCCGCGGGAAGCGGACGCCGATTCACCGGAGCACGCGCCAGTACGCGAAGGGCGCGGTGCGGAAGAGCGCGTACCTCTTGACGGCGCGGTTGCCGTACGTCAGCCCGTGGCCGGCGTCGATGAACAACGCCTGA
- a CDS encoding single-stranded DNA binding protein encodes MGDDIEDVYGDLDTDVSLEEFRDAVESKVEQMGGLADEETAAMLIAHELEDGEVNGVTDVEPEMDEVKFIAKVTSIGDVRTFEREDDDNPEGRVVNVDVADETGSVRLSLWDEQAEGAKDELEVGDVLRVKGRPKDGYNGIEVSADQIEVDNEEDVDVQVQDEYRVEDLSLGISDVNLTGEVLGTEDVRTFDRDDGSEGKVSNLVLGDETGRVRITLWDDRAETATELSQGEVVEVVDGYVRERDGSLELHVGDRGAVEPVDADVAFVPDTTSIENLELEDVADISGVIRSADPKRTFDRDDGSEGQVRNVRVQDDTGDIRVALWGDKADLDIGPGDEVAFVDVEVQDGWQDDIEASAGWQSSVIPLADGATTGDDGDDSDSGPTGLSAFEDGNDAEPTADTDADDSSEDEDGEEVEFTGVVVQAQNPVILDDGEETMSVETDADVTLGQEVTVRGLLQDGRLRAEELH; translated from the coding sequence ATGGGCGACGACATCGAGGACGTCTACGGGGACCTCGACACCGACGTGTCCCTCGAGGAGTTCCGGGACGCCGTCGAGTCGAAGGTCGAACAGATGGGTGGACTGGCCGACGAGGAGACGGCCGCTATGCTCATCGCCCACGAGCTCGAAGACGGCGAGGTCAACGGCGTCACGGACGTCGAACCGGAGATGGACGAGGTGAAGTTCATCGCGAAGGTGACCAGCATCGGCGACGTGCGCACGTTCGAGCGCGAGGACGACGACAACCCAGAAGGGCGCGTGGTGAACGTCGACGTCGCCGACGAGACTGGCAGTGTCCGGCTGTCGCTGTGGGACGAGCAGGCCGAGGGCGCGAAAGACGAACTCGAAGTCGGGGACGTGCTTCGCGTGAAGGGCCGGCCGAAGGACGGCTACAACGGCATCGAGGTCAGCGCCGACCAAATCGAGGTGGACAACGAGGAGGACGTCGACGTGCAGGTCCAAGACGAGTACCGCGTCGAAGACCTCTCGCTTGGCATCTCGGACGTGAATCTCACGGGCGAAGTGCTGGGCACCGAGGACGTGCGGACGTTCGACCGCGACGACGGCAGCGAGGGGAAGGTGTCGAATCTCGTGCTCGGCGACGAGACGGGGCGCGTGCGTATCACGCTCTGGGACGACCGAGCCGAGACCGCGACCGAACTCTCGCAGGGCGAGGTCGTCGAGGTCGTTGACGGTTACGTCCGCGAGCGCGACGGCAGTCTCGAACTCCACGTCGGCGACCGCGGCGCGGTCGAACCCGTCGACGCGGACGTCGCCTTCGTGCCGGACACCACGTCCATCGAGAACCTCGAACTCGAAGACGTAGCCGACATTTCGGGCGTCATTCGTTCCGCGGACCCCAAGCGCACGTTCGACCGCGACGACGGCAGCGAGGGACAAGTCCGGAACGTCCGCGTGCAGGACGACACGGGCGACATCCGCGTGGCGCTGTGGGGCGACAAGGCCGACCTCGACATCGGACCGGGCGACGAAGTCGCGTTCGTCGACGTCGAGGTTCAAGACGGCTGGCAGGACGACATCGAGGCGTCCGCCGGCTGGCAGTCCTCGGTCATTCCGCTCGCGGACGGCGCGACCACCGGCGACGACGGCGACGACTCGGATAGCGGTCCCACTGGCCTGTCGGCGTTCGAGGACGGCAACGACGCCGAACCCACTGCCGACACGGACGCCGACGACTCCTCGGAAGACGAGGACGGCGAGGAAGTCGAGTTCACCGGTGTCGTCGTACAGGCCCAGAATCCCGTGATTCTGGACGACGGTGAGGAAACCATGAGCGTGGAGACCGACGCGGACGTCACGCTCGGCCAGGAAGTGACCGTTCGGGGACTGCTCCAAGACGGTCGCCTCCGCGCCGAAGAACTACACTAG
- a CDS encoding RNA-guided endonuclease TnpB family protein — MADDYVRRTAITRLSVDGEQRELLEETISEWKRGCQIATDMAWGKCNAKSDVQPLAYDTVREETDLGSQHAILATHQAAQAITGCTERRSNGKTVSKPTFTAPTVKYDTRTMTLFDDETVSLSTTESRVRCDLALPDADDGYQRQYLDSEEWSVTESTLTARDGNYFLHIGFRRHKTDTERNTAEDGTVLGVDLGIENLAVTSTATFVSGRELTHDLREFEKVRAGLQQTGTRSAHRTLEQSSGRELRYVRDVLHRASNVIVDEALRYDCDVIAFEDLTHIRDHTGASWGHKWAFRTLYEQVEYKAEAVGVSVKQVESAYTSKRCAKCGFTADENRPNRSDFYCQKCESEASADYNAAKNIGLRYVRRGQQSSRRTGNSQLALKSGTVTPSGGFTAYPDGFEAEFMDKPHPQRANPSG, encoded by the coding sequence GTGGCAGACGACTACGTGCGTCGGACGGCAATCACCCGCCTCTCGGTAGATGGCGAGCAACGCGAGTTGCTTGAGGAAACTATCTCTGAGTGGAAGCGTGGTTGCCAGATTGCCACCGACATGGCGTGGGGCAAGTGCAACGCCAAGAGCGACGTACAACCCTTGGCCTACGACACCGTGCGCGAGGAAACCGACCTCGGGAGTCAACACGCGATTCTCGCCACTCACCAAGCCGCACAAGCCATCACTGGCTGTACCGAACGCCGCTCGAACGGCAAAACGGTCAGCAAACCCACGTTCACCGCACCCACGGTGAAGTACGATACCCGGACCATGACGCTGTTTGACGACGAAACGGTGTCGCTCTCCACCACAGAGAGCCGCGTCCGATGTGACCTTGCTTTACCTGACGCCGACGATGGCTACCAACGGCAGTACCTCGACTCTGAGGAGTGGAGCGTCACGGAAAGCACGCTCACTGCCCGTGATGGCAACTACTTCTTGCACATCGGCTTCCGCCGTCACAAGACCGATACCGAGCGCAACACCGCCGAGGACGGAACGGTCCTCGGGGTTGACCTCGGTATCGAAAACCTCGCCGTCACCAGCACCGCCACCTTTGTCAGCGGACGAGAATTAACTCACGACCTCCGCGAGTTTGAGAAGGTACGTGCTGGACTCCAACAGACCGGCACGCGAAGCGCCCACCGAACGCTCGAACAGTCGAGTGGCCGTGAACTTCGCTACGTCCGCGACGTACTCCACCGAGCGTCGAATGTCATCGTAGATGAAGCACTTCGATACGACTGTGACGTGATCGCATTCGAAGACCTGACCCACATTCGCGACCACACGGGTGCGTCGTGGGGGCACAAGTGGGCGTTCCGAACGCTCTACGAACAGGTAGAATACAAAGCCGAAGCGGTCGGCGTCTCAGTGAAGCAAGTCGAGTCGGCGTACACGTCGAAACGGTGCGCCAAGTGTGGATTCACGGCTGACGAAAATCGCCCGAATAGAAGCGATTTCTACTGTCAGAAGTGCGAGTCGGAAGCGAGCGCAGACTACAACGCGGCGAAGAACATCGGATTGCGGTATGTCCGTCGGGGCCAACAGTCGTCTCGGCGGACGGGCAACAGTCAGCTTGCCCTGAAGTCTGGAACGGTGACGCCGAGTGGCGGATTTACCGCCTACCCGGACGGGTTCGAGGCCGAGTTCATGGACAAGCCCCACCCTCAACGAGCGAACCCCTCAGGGTGA
- a CDS encoding histone family protein yields MSVELPFAPVDTIIRRHAGDLRVSADAAEELARRIQRRGASLARDAAERAADDGRKTLMAADFGVTEVPDADALALPVAPIDRIARLDLDARFRVSKDARVALADLLETYAADAADGAAVLAEHAGRRTVQAEDVQTYFDLVE; encoded by the coding sequence ATGAGCGTCGAACTCCCGTTCGCGCCGGTCGACACGATTATCCGGCGACACGCGGGTGACTTGCGGGTGAGCGCTGACGCGGCCGAGGAACTCGCACGGCGCATTCAGCGCCGCGGCGCGTCGCTCGCGCGGGACGCCGCCGAACGCGCGGCCGACGACGGCCGGAAGACACTGATGGCGGCGGACTTCGGCGTCACCGAGGTGCCCGACGCGGACGCGCTCGCGCTGCCGGTCGCACCCATCGACCGCATCGCGCGCCTCGACCTCGACGCCCGATTCCGCGTCTCCAAGGACGCGCGGGTCGCGCTCGCGGATCTCTTGGAGACGTACGCCGCGGACGCCGCCGACGGCGCCGCCGTGCTCGCCGAGCACGCTGGACGACGCACTGTACAGGCCGAGGACGTCCAGACGTACTTCGACCTCGTGGAATGA
- a CDS encoding histone deacetylase: protein MRFGFSETCLAHDPGPRHPESPDRLRAIKRGLAKRHSVSYEGATPATEADAAAVHDADYVDEIREFCESGGGDWDPDTTASEETWPAALASAGLAMDATRAAVNGADGRNTPFALGRPPGHHAVSDDAMGFCFVNNAAVAAQYALDDLGADRVAIFDWDVHHGNGTQDIFYDRSDVFYASIHEDGLYPGTGDADEFGEGDGAGTTLNAPFPAGSGDADFCAAFDELLEPAIEDFDPDVFLVSAGFDAHRHDPISRMHVTTEGYGLLADRVRTLADATDAALAFVLEGGYSLDTLADGIGMVHETFDGREPVGPDDEVSDDVRDLLDDILDSHPAF from the coding sequence ATGAGATTCGGGTTCAGCGAGACGTGTCTCGCACACGACCCCGGCCCGCGCCACCCGGAGAGCCCGGACCGACTGCGCGCCATCAAGCGCGGGCTCGCAAAGCGCCACAGCGTCTCCTACGAGGGCGCCACGCCCGCCACCGAGGCCGACGCCGCGGCGGTCCACGACGCCGACTACGTCGACGAGATTCGGGAGTTCTGTGAGTCCGGCGGCGGTGACTGGGACCCCGACACGACCGCCTCCGAGGAGACGTGGCCCGCCGCGCTCGCCAGCGCCGGCCTCGCGATGGACGCCACGCGCGCGGCGGTCAACGGCGCCGACGGCCGGAACACGCCGTTCGCGCTCGGGCGGCCGCCGGGCCACCACGCCGTCTCCGACGACGCGATGGGCTTCTGTTTCGTCAACAACGCCGCCGTCGCCGCCCAGTACGCGCTCGACGACCTCGGCGCCGACCGCGTCGCCATCTTCGACTGGGACGTCCACCACGGCAACGGCACGCAGGACATCTTCTACGACCGAAGCGACGTCTTCTACGCGTCCATTCACGAGGACGGCCTCTACCCGGGCACCGGCGACGCCGACGAGTTCGGCGAGGGAGACGGCGCCGGCACGACGCTGAACGCGCCGTTCCCGGCTGGCTCCGGGGACGCGGACTTCTGCGCGGCGTTCGACGAACTGCTCGAACCCGCAATCGAGGACTTCGACCCGGACGTCTTCCTCGTGAGCGCGGGCTTCGACGCCCACCGCCACGACCCCATCTCGCGGATGCACGTCACCACGGAGGGCTACGGCCTGCTCGCCGACCGCGTTCGCACGCTCGCCGACGCGACCGACGCGGCGCTGGCGTTCGTTCTGGAGGGCGGCTACAGCCTCGATACGCTCGCGGACGGCATCGGCATGGTCCACGAGACGTTCGACGGCCGCGAACCCGTCGGCCCCGACGACGAGGTCAGCGACGACGTGCGCGACCTCCTCGACGACATTCTCGACTCCCACCCCGCGTTCTGA
- the cca gene encoding CCA tRNA nucleotidyltransferase, which yields MSDYESVVDAVRERVDPTPSEQRALAAAAERLADRARDAIAELPVDADVMQVGSTARGTWVAGDRDIDLFVRFSSDLPREELQEYGLEVGNAVLPDGREEYAEHPYVKGSFEGYDVDLVPCYRLESATDIQSAVDRTPFHNAYLEARLSDADAGDVRLFKQFLKGVGAYGSDLRTQGFSGYLTELLVLTYGGFRETLDAIRDWKPPVVLDPEDHAEAEFDDPLVVVDPTDPERNVAAVVSAENVARVQHHAREFLADPDEAVFEPTTPDPLGEAAVREHVDARGTTPLAVVFDAPDLVEDQLYPQLYRSRDGLVRGLEIEGFEVLRAATWADDRAVLFAELAVSELPAVERHEGPPVHVGGHAQGFYEKYADGDAAGPFLDGDRYVVERERDVRTAREFAESRLSEVALGAHVESVVDSGDYEVLAGEEVARLADGFGVELASYFEPTV from the coding sequence ATGAGCGACTACGAGTCGGTCGTCGACGCCGTCCGCGAGCGCGTGGACCCGACGCCGTCGGAGCAGCGCGCGCTCGCGGCAGCGGCCGAGCGACTCGCCGACCGCGCGCGGGACGCTATCGCGGAGTTGCCGGTCGACGCGGACGTGATGCAGGTCGGGAGTACGGCGCGCGGGACGTGGGTCGCGGGCGACCGCGACATCGACCTGTTCGTGCGGTTCTCGTCGGACCTCCCGCGAGAGGAGCTACAGGAGTACGGTCTCGAAGTCGGGAACGCGGTGCTGCCGGACGGCCGCGAGGAGTACGCCGAACACCCCTACGTGAAGGGGTCCTTCGAGGGGTACGACGTGGACCTCGTGCCGTGCTACCGCTTGGAGTCCGCGACGGACATCCAGTCGGCGGTCGACCGCACGCCGTTCCACAACGCGTACCTCGAAGCGCGCCTGAGCGACGCGGACGCCGGCGACGTGCGGCTGTTCAAGCAGTTCCTGAAAGGTGTCGGTGCGTACGGCAGCGACCTCCGCACGCAGGGGTTCTCGGGCTACCTCACGGAGCTACTCGTGCTGACGTACGGCGGGTTCCGCGAGACGCTGGACGCGATTCGGGACTGGAAGCCGCCGGTCGTCCTCGACCCCGAAGACCACGCCGAAGCGGAGTTCGACGACCCGCTGGTGGTCGTCGACCCGACGGACCCCGAGCGCAACGTCGCCGCCGTGGTGTCGGCGGAGAACGTGGCGCGCGTCCAACACCACGCCCGCGAGTTCCTCGCTGACCCGGACGAGGCCGTCTTCGAGCCGACGACCCCCGACCCGCTGGGCGAGGCAGCGGTCCGCGAACACGTCGACGCACGCGGGACGACGCCGCTGGCGGTGGTTTTCGACGCGCCGGATCTCGTCGAGGACCAACTCTACCCGCAGTTGTACCGCTCGCGGGACGGCCTCGTTCGCGGACTCGAAATCGAGGGGTTCGAGGTGCTGCGCGCGGCGACGTGGGCGGACGACCGCGCGGTGCTGTTCGCGGAGTTGGCGGTAAGCGAACTGCCAGCGGTCGAACGCCACGAGGGGCCGCCCGTCCACGTCGGCGGCCACGCGCAGGGGTTCTACGAGAAGTACGCCGACGGCGACGCCGCCGGCCCGTTCCTCGACGGGGACCGGTACGTCGTCGAGCGCGAGCGCGACGTGCGGACCGCCCGCGAGTTCGCGGAGAGCCGGCTCTCCGAGGTCGCGCTCGGCGCGCACGTCGAGTCAGTCGTCGACAGCGGTGACTACGAGGTGCTCGCGGGCGAGGAAGTCGCACGGCTCGCTGACGGGTTCGGTGTAGAACTCGCGTCGTACTTCGAGCCGACCGTCTGA
- a CDS encoding molybdopterin-synthase adenylyltransferase MoeB: MSGLNLDPVQLDRYSRHIIMDDVGADGQQRLLDGDVLVVGAGGLGAPVIQYLAAAGVGRLRIVDHDDVERSNLQRQIIHADADVGRPKAESAREYVEDLNPDVDVDAHVERLDQSNVDEFLDGVDYVVDCSDNFATRYLVNDACVLREIPFSHAAIYRFEGQAITYEPGNACYRCLFPEAPPEGTIPDCATAGVLGILPGTMGCIQATECVKGLLDYGERLTGRLLFYDASDMSFETVPVAKNPDCPVCGDDPAIDSVADVEYVEGCSVPS, encoded by the coding sequence ATGTCCGGGCTGAATCTCGACCCGGTGCAGCTCGACCGCTACTCGCGGCACATCATTATGGACGACGTCGGCGCCGACGGGCAGCAGCGGCTGCTCGACGGCGACGTGCTCGTGGTGGGTGCGGGCGGTCTGGGCGCGCCGGTCATCCAGTATCTCGCGGCCGCGGGAGTCGGCCGGCTCCGTATCGTCGACCACGACGACGTCGAGCGCTCGAACCTCCAGCGCCAAATCATCCACGCGGACGCCGATGTCGGCCGCCCGAAGGCCGAGAGCGCCCGCGAGTACGTCGAGGACCTCAACCCCGACGTGGATGTCGACGCCCACGTCGAACGCCTCGACCAGTCCAACGTCGATGAGTTCCTCGACGGCGTCGACTACGTGGTGGACTGTTCGGACAACTTCGCGACGCGCTACCTCGTCAACGACGCCTGCGTGCTCCGCGAGATTCCGTTCAGCCACGCCGCCATCTACCGCTTCGAGGGCCAGGCTATCACGTACGAACCCGGGAACGCCTGCTACCGCTGCCTGTTCCCGGAAGCGCCGCCCGAGGGGACGATTCCCGACTGTGCGACCGCGGGCGTGCTCGGTATCCTCCCCGGGACGATGGGCTGCATCCAGGCGACGGAGTGCGTGAAAGGCTTGCTGGACTACGGCGAGCGCCTCACCGGCCGCTTGCTGTTCTACGACGCCAGCGATATGTCCTTCGAGACGGTGCCGGTCGCGAAGAACCCCGACTGTCCCGTCTGCGGCGACGACCCCGCCATCGACTCCGTGGCGGACGTCGAGTACGTCGAAGGCTGTTCCGTGCCGTCGTAG
- a CDS encoding rod shape-determining protein, with protein MSESESSDTEFDEQPAALGVKVGSTRTVVSTGDAADPNVLRTLTCLATYEDALTGEEHVLYGEEAATEYPDRVRYMLRSGLPEDEETTELATTFLEEFAHSNSLPEDSVVVYAIPTIDNDTGLERLSEIIENGPIGGRLVRSYPESLCGAVPALGDGLEAIEETFVAVNMGSTNLEACAYRRGEQLAPFSTGAITGTEVDRRIANYVEEETQGRVNIDLTTAREYKETHADFVDYEPFSDIIQQPGGGTYEFTIEESVMDAVDEYVDDAVDEVANVFMPELANDYMKIYQQALDNPVVLTGGMACIPGVVEEFERRLSEELEREVEATTADDPATAAATGAHRIAARLVELNEY; from the coding sequence ATGTCCGAGTCCGAGAGCAGCGACACCGAGTTCGACGAACAGCCGGCCGCGCTCGGCGTGAAAGTCGGTAGCACGCGCACCGTGGTCTCGACCGGCGACGCCGCCGACCCGAACGTCCTCCGGACGCTGACGTGTCTGGCCACCTACGAGGACGCGCTCACCGGCGAAGAACACGTCCTCTACGGCGAGGAAGCCGCGACCGAGTACCCCGACCGCGTTCGGTACATGCTCCGGTCGGGGCTGCCCGAGGACGAGGAGACGACCGAGCTCGCGACGACGTTCCTCGAGGAGTTCGCGCATTCGAACAGCCTCCCCGAGGATTCGGTCGTCGTCTACGCCATCCCCACCATCGACAACGACACCGGACTGGAGCGGCTCTCCGAGATTATCGAGAACGGCCCGATCGGCGGGCGGTTGGTGCGGTCGTACCCCGAGTCGCTGTGCGGCGCGGTGCCCGCGCTCGGCGACGGCCTCGAAGCCATCGAGGAGACGTTCGTCGCGGTGAACATGGGGTCGACGAACCTCGAAGCGTGCGCGTACCGACGCGGCGAGCAGCTCGCGCCGTTCTCGACGGGCGCCATCACCGGGACCGAGGTCGACCGCCGCATCGCGAACTACGTCGAGGAGGAGACGCAGGGCCGCGTGAACATCGACCTCACGACCGCCCGCGAGTACAAGGAGACCCACGCCGACTTCGTGGACTACGAGCCGTTCAGCGACATCATCCAGCAGCCCGGCGGCGGCACCTACGAGTTCACCATCGAGGAGAGCGTGATGGACGCCGTCGACGAGTACGTCGACGACGCGGTCGACGAGGTGGCGAACGTCTTCATGCCCGAACTCGCCAACGACTACATGAAAATCTACCAGCAGGCCCTCGACAACCCGGTCGTGCTCACGGGCGGGATGGCCTGTATCCCCGGCGTCGTCGAGGAGTTCGAGCGGCGACTCAGCGAGGAACTCGAACGCGAGGTCGAAGCGACGACCGCCGACGACCCGGCGACGGCGGCCGCGACTGGCGCGCACCGCATCGCCGCGCGCCTCGTGGAACTCAACGAGTACTGA
- a CDS encoding NAD(P)/FAD-dependent oxidoreductase — protein MTRPHVVVVGAYGSAGVAAAEALAEADVELTLVDDGDPGGGLCILRGCMPSKEVLSAAAHRYQARHDDRLVGDLPDVDLSAVVERKDDNVLGYAEHRRGAVHDLAEREHVTFYHETAEFVDDRVLDVGGERIEAEYVVLATGSSLHVPALPGMDNVDWMGSRDVLDATEFPDSGVVMGFGYVGLELVPYLTEAAGMDITVVEHDDRPLDDYHPSFGEELLDMYREEFGVEIRTEVREERVEATGDGVRVHLDDGSVAEADQLFLFTGRKPSFPGGTEAAGLSPVPDWVGDTMQTRDDDRVFVVGDANGERMLLHNAKEEGYLAGRNIAHREAGEELETYDPLSHKVLFSGAGVYPFASLGLTADEAREAGHDVVTAQRDASDDGVFAAKVASRGTARLVVDADDGTALGYHGLHYDADAMAKTMQVVLEAEMDVRELPDRAYHPTTPEILDGLFRETAAQL, from the coding sequence ATGACGCGACCGCACGTCGTCGTCGTCGGAGCGTACGGGAGCGCTGGCGTCGCGGCCGCCGAGGCGCTGGCCGAGGCGGACGTGGAACTGACACTCGTCGACGACGGCGACCCCGGAGGCGGTCTCTGCATCCTCCGCGGCTGCATGCCCTCCAAGGAGGTGCTGTCGGCGGCCGCCCACCGCTATCAGGCGCGCCACGACGACCGACTCGTGGGCGACCTCCCGGACGTGGACCTGTCGGCGGTCGTCGAGCGGAAAGACGACAACGTGCTCGGGTACGCCGAACACCGCCGGGGCGCGGTCCACGACCTCGCGGAGCGCGAGCACGTCACCTTCTACCACGAGACCGCCGAGTTCGTCGACGACCGCGTGCTGGACGTCGGCGGCGAGCGCATCGAAGCCGAATACGTGGTGCTGGCGACCGGTTCCAGCCTGCACGTCCCCGCTCTCCCAGGCATGGACAACGTGGACTGGATGGGGAGCCGGGACGTGCTGGATGCGACCGAGTTCCCGGACTCCGGGGTGGTGATGGGGTTCGGGTACGTCGGCCTCGAACTCGTCCCGTACCTCACGGAGGCCGCGGGCATGGACATCACGGTCGTCGAGCACGACGACCGGCCGCTGGACGACTACCACCCGTCGTTCGGCGAGGAACTGCTCGATATGTACCGCGAGGAGTTCGGCGTCGAGATTCGCACGGAGGTCCGCGAGGAGCGCGTCGAAGCGACCGGCGACGGCGTGCGCGTCCACCTCGACGACGGCTCCGTCGCGGAAGCCGACCAGTTGTTCCTGTTCACGGGTCGCAAGCCGTCGTTCCCCGGCGGCACCGAGGCGGCGGGTCTCTCCCCGGTTCCGGACTGGGTCGGGGACACGATGCAGACCCGCGACGACGACCGCGTGTTCGTCGTCGGGGACGCCAACGGCGAGCGGATGCTGCTGCACAACGCGAAAGAGGAGGGCTACCTCGCGGGCCGGAACATCGCACACCGCGAGGCCGGCGAGGAACTGGAGACGTACGACCCGCTCTCGCACAAGGTATTGTTCTCGGGCGCGGGCGTCTACCCGTTCGCGTCGCTGGGACTGACTGCTGACGAGGCGCGCGAGGCGGGCCACGATGTCGTGACCGCGCAGCGGGACGCCAGCGACGACGGCGTGTTCGCGGCGAAAGTGGCGTCGCGCGGGACGGCGCGGCTGGTCGTCGACGCCGACGACGGCACGGCGCTCGGCTACCACGGCCTCCACTACGACGCGGACGCGATGGCGAAGACGATGCAGGTGGTGCTGGAGGCCGAAATGGACGTCCGGGAGCTACCGGACCGCGCGTACCACCCGACGACGCCCGAAATTCTGGACGGCTTGTTCCGGGAGACCGCAGCGCAGTTGTAG
- the kdgK1 gene encoding bifunctional 2-dehydro-3-deoxygluconokinase/2-dehydro-3-deoxygalactonokinase, which produces MDLVTFGETMLRLSPPGQQRLEDATELEFRAAGAESNVAVNAGRLGADTAWLSKLPESPLGRKVTATLRAQGTEPEVAWSETGRQGTYYLEQAGEPRGTNVVYDRANAAVTTATPDELATERVESADYFYTSGITPALSATLAETTASLLERAKAAGTTTALDVNYRAKLWEPEEAREVLETLFPDVDVLVVAERDARHVLAREGSAEEIGRGLAEEFGFETVVVTLGADGALAVHDEDVYEQSAFEADTHDAVGTGDAFVGGFLARRIEGGDVQDALEWGAATAALKRTMPGDTALVTREEVEGVLAGDGSEINR; this is translated from the coding sequence ATGGACCTCGTGACGTTCGGCGAGACGATGCTCCGGCTCTCGCCGCCGGGACAGCAGCGACTGGAGGACGCCACCGAACTCGAATTCCGCGCGGCGGGCGCGGAGAGCAACGTCGCGGTGAACGCCGGCCGATTGGGCGCGGACACCGCGTGGCTGTCGAAGCTCCCGGAGTCGCCGCTCGGCCGGAAGGTGACCGCGACGCTGCGCGCGCAGGGCACCGAACCCGAGGTGGCGTGGAGCGAGACAGGGCGACAGGGAACGTACTATCTCGAACAGGCGGGCGAGCCCCGTGGGACGAACGTCGTCTACGACCGCGCGAACGCCGCGGTGACGACGGCGACTCCCGACGAACTTGCGACCGAGCGCGTCGAGTCGGCGGACTACTTCTACACGAGCGGCATCACGCCCGCGCTCTCGGCGACGCTCGCAGAGACCACCGCTTCGCTGCTGGAGCGAGCGAAGGCTGCGGGCACGACGACGGCGCTGGACGTGAACTACCGCGCGAAGCTCTGGGAACCCGAGGAAGCCCGAGAGGTGCTGGAGACGCTGTTCCCCGACGTGGACGTGCTCGTCGTCGCGGAGCGCGACGCGCGCCACGTGCTCGCTCGCGAGGGGAGCGCCGAGGAGATCGGGCGCGGGCTGGCCGAGGAGTTCGGCTTCGAGACAGTGGTCGTGACGCTGGGCGCGGACGGCGCGCTCGCGGTCCACGACGAGGACGTCTACGAGCAGTCGGCGTTCGAGGCGGACACGCACGACGCGGTCGGCACCGGCGACGCGTTCGTCGGCGGCTTCCTCGCGCGCCGCATAGAGGGCGGCGACGTGCAGGACGCACTGGAGTGGGGGGCGGCGACCGCGGCGCTGAAGCGCACGATGCCCGGCGACACCGCGCTGGTCACGCGCGAGGAGGTCGAGGGCGTGCTGGCGGGCGACGGGAGCGAGATAAACCGGTAG